In one window of Prosthecobacter fusiformis DNA:
- a CDS encoding N-acetylmuramoyl-L-alanine amidase, giving the protein MLFLFKNGRFWLAALLGSASAASAQVVPAPETLPPDPLRFAKVSPLGKEPDWAELKVYAGTLTRDEFQNAWQEIYSPEMGLPPPFDITPDELVVPTGDPTDPTLVLPFRKPAGEGVAPEASWRRAADLPPLRGRPPLSDLHIALDPGHIGGAWAQIEERFLSFKPGESIREGDLSLLTAQVLTERLKALGARVSLVRDKAQPVTEQRPADFERLAQDTLKEHGILAPLPTYAGLQGDAKILTVQWQTEKLFYRVSEIHARAEKVNSQIKPDIVLCLHLNAEAWGPSNAPQFSPQNHLHVLVNGCYAPVELEQQDVRYEMLTRLFNRVHEEEIPLANAVAEGMARVTGLPAYIYTTPNARKAGTNPYVYARNLLANRLYQCPVVYLEPFVMNHEETYRRLLAGHYVGRTLIAGRLQSSALEDYVRGIVQGLLSYYQNQRRP; this is encoded by the coding sequence ATGTTGTTCCTTTTCAAAAATGGCCGGTTTTGGCTCGCCGCCCTGCTTGGCAGTGCGTCTGCTGCCTCTGCACAGGTGGTACCTGCCCCTGAAACGCTGCCGCCTGATCCACTTCGTTTTGCTAAAGTCAGCCCTCTGGGGAAAGAGCCGGACTGGGCAGAGCTGAAGGTCTATGCCGGTACGCTGACACGGGATGAATTCCAGAATGCATGGCAGGAGATCTATTCGCCAGAGATGGGGCTGCCTCCGCCGTTCGATATCACCCCAGATGAACTGGTCGTCCCCACGGGAGACCCAACGGACCCCACTTTGGTCCTGCCTTTCCGCAAGCCCGCAGGAGAGGGCGTGGCTCCAGAGGCCTCCTGGCGGCGTGCGGCAGACCTGCCGCCTTTGCGCGGGCGCCCGCCCTTGAGTGATCTGCATATTGCGCTGGATCCGGGGCATATCGGCGGGGCGTGGGCCCAAATAGAGGAACGGTTCCTCAGTTTCAAACCTGGTGAAAGCATCCGTGAAGGGGATCTTTCCCTCCTCACCGCCCAGGTTTTAACTGAGCGGCTCAAGGCTCTAGGGGCTCGTGTCAGCCTCGTGCGGGACAAAGCGCAGCCCGTGACTGAACAACGTCCGGCGGACTTCGAGCGACTGGCCCAGGATACGCTGAAAGAGCATGGCATCCTGGCCCCTCTGCCCACGTATGCCGGTTTGCAGGGCGATGCCAAAATCCTGACTGTGCAATGGCAGACGGAAAAGTTGTTTTACCGTGTCAGCGAAATCCATGCCCGTGCTGAAAAAGTGAATAGCCAGATCAAGCCGGACATCGTCCTATGCCTGCATCTGAATGCGGAGGCCTGGGGACCGTCGAATGCGCCCCAGTTTTCCCCTCAAAATCATCTGCATGTCTTGGTCAACGGCTGTTATGCCCCGGTGGAATTGGAACAGCAGGATGTGAGGTATGAAATGCTGACCCGGCTTTTCAACCGTGTGCATGAAGAAGAAATCCCCCTGGCCAATGCCGTCGCGGAAGGGATGGCCCGCGTCACCGGACTGCCTGCCTATATCTATACGACGCCTAATGCGCGCAAGGCAGGAACGAACCCGTATGTTTATGCACGGAACTTGCTGGCTAACCGTCTGTATCAATGTCCCGTCGTCTATCTTGAGCCCTTTGTCATGAACCATGAGGAAACCTACCGCCGCCTGCTGGCCGGGCATTACGTGGGCCGTACCCTCATTGCCGGGCGTTTGCAGAGCAGTGCCTTGGAGGATTATGTCCGTGGCATCGTTCAGGGCCTTCTGTCTTATTATCAAAACCAGCGCCGCCCATGA
- a CDS encoding shikimate kinase has translation MRVLIVGCGFVGERTADLLHAAGHEVVGVTHSPSSAERLAALKPWRVVACDVSDAQAVKTLRDVTVPDAFIHCASSGKGGAEMYQAVYVNGMANLLAAFPQAFPLYTGSTSVYPQTDGSEVDESSPADPGKETGRLLLAAEKLALDHGGAVARLAGIYGPGRSFVLKNLLEGKSGIEVNASAPDGRLLNQIHADDAAAALVHLITHRHTGIYNVVDDARMTQRACLERLALLFNLPVPEEKAPDPDRKRGWTHKQVSNAKLRATGWAPQYPDYFDALRDDPQLSASILQLVLDGGEVRLPRAENIVLIGLMGSGKSTVGRMVAHMLGFQFADTDHLIIEKAGCSIPEIFAKEGEDGFRLRESEALRSLLGCRHCVIATGGGIITQVRNRPLLQHLGFITWLEADPKLLARRTASNNDRPLLRGEEPPLVKLERLLSERKPLYKQLADLRIQTDELSQQESAYGVAESARIFFAQRRAC, from the coding sequence ATGAGAGTGCTCATTGTTGGCTGCGGTTTCGTCGGTGAGCGCACCGCCGATCTGCTTCATGCCGCCGGGCATGAGGTGGTGGGCGTGACCCATTCGCCTTCTTCGGCAGAGCGTCTGGCGGCGCTCAAGCCGTGGCGCGTGGTGGCTTGTGATGTCAGTGATGCACAGGCGGTGAAGACACTGCGTGATGTGACTGTCCCAGATGCTTTCATTCATTGTGCCAGTTCAGGCAAAGGCGGTGCTGAAATGTACCAGGCGGTCTATGTGAATGGGATGGCAAATCTGTTGGCAGCCTTTCCCCAGGCTTTCCCCCTCTATACCGGCAGCACCAGCGTCTATCCGCAGACCGATGGCAGTGAGGTGGATGAATCCAGTCCCGCAGATCCGGGTAAGGAAACCGGGCGCCTCCTGCTGGCAGCCGAGAAACTGGCGCTGGATCACGGCGGTGCTGTAGCACGGCTGGCTGGCATCTATGGTCCCGGCCGCTCCTTTGTTTTGAAAAATCTGCTGGAAGGGAAGAGCGGCATCGAAGTGAATGCCAGCGCCCCCGATGGCCGCCTGCTCAATCAGATCCATGCCGATGATGCGGCTGCTGCCCTGGTGCATCTCATCACCCACAGGCATACCGGCATCTACAATGTGGTGGATGATGCCCGGATGACCCAGCGGGCTTGTCTGGAAAGACTGGCCTTGTTGTTCAACCTCCCGGTGCCCGAAGAGAAGGCTCCTGATCCAGACCGCAAACGTGGCTGGACGCATAAACAGGTCTCGAATGCCAAGCTCCGCGCCACTGGCTGGGCGCCGCAGTATCCTGATTACTTCGATGCGCTGCGGGATGATCCTCAACTGTCCGCGTCCATTCTGCAACTCGTCCTGGATGGCGGGGAAGTCCGTCTGCCTCGGGCAGAAAACATCGTTCTCATTGGTCTCATGGGCAGTGGCAAATCCACCGTGGGTCGCATGGTGGCGCACATGCTCGGATTTCAGTTTGCAGATACCGATCATCTCATCATCGAAAAGGCGGGCTGTTCCATTCCGGAAATCTTTGCCAAAGAAGGAGAAGATGGCTTTCGGTTGCGGGAATCGGAGGCTTTACGCAGTTTGTTAGGCTGCCGTCACTGCGTCATCGCCACGGGCGGTGGCATCATCACCCAGGTGCGTAACCGCCCGCTGCTTCAGCATCTGGGTTTTATTACCTGGCTGGAGGCGGATCCAAAGCTCCTGGCCCGCCGCACTGCCAGCAACAATGACCGCCCTCTCCTACGCGGAGAAGAGCCGCCCTTGGTCAAGCTGGAACGTCTTTTGAGCGAGCGCAAACCGCTGTATAAACAGCTGGCGGATCTGCGCATTCAGACGGACGAGCTTAGCCAGCAGGAAAGTGCCTATGGAGTGGCGGAAAGCGCGCGCATCTTCTTCGCCCAGCGCCGCGCTTGTTAG
- a CDS encoding exo-beta-N-acetylmuramidase NamZ domain-containing protein gives MRFLLLTAVLLLPSFSQAQTFNAQALQALNEVVTRAVEKKKPAGAVLWLEHGVEKHTLVSGTRALEPTTEAMTSDTVFDAASLTKVVVTAPAILLLSEQSKVDIDAPVHRYLPEFTGHGRDLIFVRHLLTHTSGLKPGIPQDPAWTGYEEGIRRALEAVPDAAPDTFFRYSDINFILLGEIVKRTGGDSLDSFAQKNLFQPLGMSSTRYLPPVEWQPRIAPTEKDANGVMLRGVVHDPTARRMGGVAGHAGLFTCAEDLAKFARMILRGGELDGVRIFKTETLERMKRVETAATIYERRGLGWDIESPYSRPRGEIFPVGSFGHTGFTGTSLWMDPYSKSFVIFLSSRLHPQEGGSVRDLYEEIGTAAAKCIPESAFQEVTGALPKRGEKEVPTVLNGIDVLKRNGFAPLNGLRVGLITNQTGIDAGRSATIDLLYNAPKVKLRALFSPEHGIRGAEDKDMIQDSGDRKTGRPIHSLYGERRAPTEEQLADLDALVFDIQDIGCRFYTYISTLRLCMEAAAKAGKKIFVLDRVNPIGGVAMEGPALVDKEAFTATHAIPIRHGMTVGELAMMMNAERGIQAGLQVIRMEGWRRDLLFDQTGLPWINPSPNMRSLEAALLYPGIGLLEFSISVGRGTDTPFEILGAPYVNDLALSHELNKLGLTGIRFMPVRFTPTASIFKDQACGGVHIQITDRAAMKPVQVGIAIATVFQRLYPKQFDLEKVNTLLNHTPLLKAVREGRNWREISGMWTGETTDFESRRAAVLLY, from the coding sequence ATGCGTTTCCTCCTGCTGACTGCCGTTCTTCTGCTGCCTAGTTTTTCGCAGGCGCAGACGTTCAATGCGCAGGCCCTACAGGCATTGAATGAGGTCGTGACCAGGGCGGTGGAAAAAAAGAAACCCGCAGGGGCCGTGCTATGGCTGGAGCATGGTGTGGAAAAACACACGCTGGTGAGTGGGACGAGGGCGCTGGAGCCGACGACCGAGGCGATGACATCGGATACCGTCTTCGATGCTGCCTCATTGACCAAAGTAGTGGTCACCGCCCCCGCTATTCTGCTGTTGAGCGAGCAGAGCAAGGTGGACATTGACGCACCCGTGCACCGTTATCTGCCGGAATTTACGGGTCATGGGCGTGATCTCATCTTCGTGCGACATTTGCTGACGCATACCTCCGGCCTGAAACCCGGCATCCCCCAGGACCCAGCCTGGACTGGATATGAGGAGGGCATCCGCAGAGCGCTGGAAGCGGTGCCTGATGCCGCACCGGACACTTTTTTCCGATATAGTGATATTAACTTCATTTTGTTAGGCGAGATCGTCAAACGCACGGGAGGTGACAGCCTGGACAGTTTTGCACAAAAGAATCTTTTTCAGCCTCTAGGGATGTCCTCCACTCGTTATCTGCCGCCGGTTGAATGGCAGCCACGCATCGCCCCCACGGAGAAAGATGCAAATGGGGTGATGCTGCGCGGTGTGGTGCATGATCCTACGGCGAGGCGCATGGGTGGAGTGGCAGGACATGCAGGCTTGTTTACCTGTGCGGAGGATCTGGCCAAATTTGCCCGCATGATCCTGCGCGGCGGTGAGCTGGACGGGGTGCGTATCTTCAAGACTGAAACGCTGGAACGCATGAAACGGGTGGAAACGGCTGCAACGATCTATGAAAGGCGCGGGCTTGGCTGGGACATCGAATCGCCCTATAGCAGACCTCGTGGCGAGATCTTCCCGGTCGGTTCGTTCGGGCATACGGGCTTCACGGGGACGAGTCTTTGGATGGACCCGTATTCGAAAAGTTTCGTGATCTTTCTCAGTTCGCGCCTGCATCCGCAGGAAGGCGGTAGCGTCAGGGATCTGTATGAGGAAATCGGTACGGCTGCGGCCAAGTGCATCCCTGAATCGGCTTTCCAGGAAGTGACTGGGGCTCTGCCAAAGCGAGGTGAAAAGGAAGTACCGACCGTGCTCAATGGCATCGACGTTTTGAAACGGAACGGCTTTGCTCCATTGAATGGACTCAGGGTAGGATTGATCACCAACCAGACGGGAATCGACGCCGGGCGGTCAGCCACGATCGATCTTCTTTACAACGCACCCAAGGTGAAGCTGCGCGCATTGTTTAGCCCTGAGCATGGCATTCGCGGAGCGGAGGACAAGGACATGATCCAAGACTCAGGGGACCGGAAAACCGGGCGGCCTATCCACAGCCTCTATGGAGAAAGACGTGCGCCGACGGAGGAGCAATTGGCAGATCTGGATGCGCTGGTTTTTGACATTCAGGACATCGGCTGCCGTTTTTATACTTACATCTCCACCCTGCGGCTGTGCATGGAAGCGGCGGCAAAGGCGGGTAAGAAAATCTTCGTGCTCGACCGGGTAAACCCTATCGGAGGCGTGGCCATGGAAGGGCCTGCGCTGGTGGATAAGGAGGCTTTTACGGCCACTCATGCCATCCCGATCCGCCATGGCATGACGGTGGGAGAACTGGCAATGATGATGAACGCTGAACGCGGTATTCAGGCGGGTTTACAAGTGATCCGCATGGAGGGCTGGCGGCGCGATTTGCTCTTTGATCAGACCGGTCTTCCCTGGATCAATCCTTCCCCCAATATGCGCAGCCTGGAGGCGGCACTGCTGTATCCCGGCATCGGATTGCTGGAGTTTTCCATCAGTGTAGGTCGGGGGACGGATACACCTTTTGAAATTCTGGGCGCACCTTATGTGAATGATCTGGCGCTTAGCCATGAACTCAACAAGCTGGGCCTGACGGGTATACGCTTTATGCCCGTGCGGTTTACCCCCACAGCGAGCATCTTCAAAGACCAAGCCTGCGGCGGGGTGCACATTCAGATCACTGATCGTGCGGCCATGAAACCCGTGCAAGTGGGCATCGCCATCGCTACCGTTTTCCAGCGCTTATATCCGAAGCAGTTCGACCTGGAAAAAGTGAATACCCTGCTTAATCACACCCCTCTTTTAAAAGCTGTGAGGGAGGGCAGGAACTGGCGCGAAATCTCTGGAATGTGGACTGGAGAAACCACCGACTTTGAGTCACGCCGGGCGGCAGTGCTGCTGTATTGA
- a CDS encoding type II toxin-antitoxin system RelE family toxin translates to MLQIVFNDISAAELSHLPTQIQFQILEALNIQSGDLEETILASKFGILERGQKKLYRCRAGDYRIYFAVNDGDVRIHRVLNKNTLADFLYRSNLPGGGEDEALSQSKHFWQLIDEGAKTLKTI, encoded by the coding sequence ATGCTTCAGATCGTGTTCAATGACATCAGTGCAGCGGAACTGTCCCACCTGCCCACCCAGATCCAGTTTCAGATCCTGGAGGCTCTGAACATTCAGTCGGGAGATCTTGAGGAAACCATCCTGGCGAGCAAATTTGGCATTCTGGAACGCGGACAAAAGAAGCTCTACCGCTGCCGTGCGGGAGACTACCGCATCTACTTTGCCGTGAATGACGGGGATGTGCGCATCCACCGGGTACTGAATAAGAACACCCTGGCAGACTTTTTATACCGAAGCAATCTGCCGGGCGGGGGCGAAGACGAAGCGCTGAGCCAGTCGAAGCATTTTTGGCAGCTCATCGATGAAGGCGCAAAAACGCTGAAGACGATCTGA
- a CDS encoding cysteine-rich CWC family protein, whose amino-acid sequence MSHNYAKHDIVPCQLCSQTFVCLCNRAADCPCAQVNLSPDEAQWIGWQTGGDCICIACLKKMRQDAKTALE is encoded by the coding sequence ATGTCTCATAACTATGCCAAGCATGACATCGTCCCCTGCCAGCTTTGCTCGCAGACCTTTGTCTGCCTCTGCAACCGGGCGGCGGACTGTCCCTGTGCTCAGGTGAACCTCAGTCCTGACGAGGCCCAGTGGATCGGCTGGCAGACAGGCGGGGACTGCATCTGCATCGCCTGCCTCAAAAAAATGCGACAGGATGCTAAGACTGCCCTGGAATGA
- a CDS encoding M3 family oligoendopeptidase — MSSDFPTTPDRWSLDTWFTHFGAPDYTEFKEALVKDIAALKSKAEALSTDIPQIVQVILDYEALGDRLGHLSAYLGCLSADDASDEAVKADEAWISTLEAESTKLRASLQSALAALPAADFDLLLTDSNLAGAIHAVKRMREEGRHQMPGDQEALAADLNVTGLHAWGRLYDTLTGKMTFDMTFPDGHVESVPMARRRALMSDPDRRLREASFHAGQQPWVDHADTLAAALNGIAGARLTLYGRRGIPHFLETPLFDGGMSQASLDAMMAAIHTHIELPRRAIRAAARLQGTDALHYFDLEAPQVPAPDEKALTWDDACSTVDRAFSTAYPALGKYFRSMLQQQWIEAQPRPGKRPGAFCTGSLLRREERVYMTWHGTVHDMVTLAHEAGHAWHSCVLRPTRSLAASYPMTLAETASNFGEMILLDGLMSDPAVTPATKAYLLDQEMLRAHAYLVNIPMRYEFEKAFYTERAAGEVSVTRLKELMSEAQVSLYGDTLQPGGTDPMFWASKMHFFITGVSFYNFPYVFGYLLSQALFARFKVEGADFLPRYETFLAATGSASCEDVARQTLGADLTNPDFWATALQAIRPTLEAYEKLT, encoded by the coding sequence ATGTCCTCTGATTTTCCCACCACCCCTGACCGCTGGTCCCTGGATACTTGGTTCACGCATTTTGGTGCGCCCGATTATACCGAGTTCAAAGAAGCCCTTGTAAAGGATATCGCGGCATTAAAATCAAAGGCTGAGGCTCTTAGCACCGATATCCCTCAGATCGTCCAGGTGATCCTCGATTATGAAGCTCTAGGGGACCGGCTGGGCCACCTCTCCGCTTACCTGGGCTGCCTTTCGGCGGATGACGCCAGTGACGAGGCCGTGAAAGCGGATGAAGCCTGGATTTCCACCCTGGAAGCCGAAAGCACCAAGTTGCGTGCATCCCTCCAATCTGCGCTCGCCGCACTGCCTGCCGCGGATTTTGATCTGCTTTTGACCGACTCCAATCTGGCTGGTGCGATCCATGCCGTGAAACGCATGCGGGAGGAAGGCCGCCATCAGATGCCGGGAGATCAGGAAGCTTTGGCGGCGGATTTAAACGTCACCGGACTTCATGCCTGGGGCCGTCTTTATGATACCCTCACCGGCAAGATGACTTTTGACATGACCTTCCCGGACGGTCATGTCGAATCCGTCCCCATGGCTCGCCGCCGTGCTCTTATGTCAGATCCCGACCGCCGTCTGCGGGAAGCATCCTTTCATGCTGGCCAGCAGCCTTGGGTAGATCATGCGGATACACTGGCCGCTGCTCTCAATGGCATCGCCGGAGCACGTCTGACACTTTACGGTCGCCGCGGCATCCCGCATTTCCTGGAGACACCCCTCTTTGATGGCGGCATGAGCCAGGCGTCTCTGGATGCCATGATGGCCGCCATTCACACTCACATAGAGTTGCCCCGTCGTGCCATCCGTGCCGCCGCCCGTTTGCAGGGGACAGATGCCCTCCATTACTTCGACCTAGAGGCTCCGCAAGTCCCTGCCCCGGATGAGAAAGCCCTCACCTGGGATGATGCTTGCAGCACGGTGGACCGTGCTTTCAGCACCGCCTATCCCGCCTTGGGAAAATACTTCCGTAGCATGCTGCAGCAGCAGTGGATTGAAGCCCAGCCCCGTCCAGGCAAGCGCCCAGGAGCTTTCTGTACCGGCTCCTTGCTCCGTCGTGAAGAGCGTGTGTACATGACCTGGCATGGCACTGTTCACGACATGGTCACCCTGGCTCATGAGGCAGGCCACGCCTGGCACTCCTGCGTCTTGCGGCCCACCCGCTCACTGGCTGCTAGCTATCCGATGACCTTGGCTGAGACCGCCTCCAACTTTGGAGAAATGATCCTTCTGGATGGTTTGATGAGTGATCCCGCCGTGACTCCGGCCACCAAGGCCTACTTGCTCGATCAGGAAATGCTTCGCGCCCATGCCTACCTGGTCAACATCCCCATGCGCTACGAGTTCGAAAAAGCTTTTTACACGGAGCGTGCGGCTGGGGAAGTCTCCGTCACACGGTTGAAAGAGCTCATGTCAGAGGCCCAGGTCAGTCTTTATGGGGACACCCTACAGCCAGGGGGAACGGACCCCATGTTCTGGGCGTCGAAGATGCACTTCTTCATCACGGGCGTGTCGTTTTATAACTTCCCTTACGTATTTGGTTACCTGCTCAGCCAGGCCCTCTTCGCCCGATTTAAGGTCGAAGGTGCAGATTTCCTGCCGCGTTATGAAACCTTTCTTGCAGCCACAGGCAGTGCCTCCTGTGAGGATGTGGCCCGCCAGACCCTGGGTGCAGATCTCACCAACCCAGACTTTTGGGCCACCGCGTTACAAGCCATCCGTCCCACCCTGGAGGCTTACGAAAAACTGACCTGA
- the gcvP gene encoding aminomethyl-transferring glycine dehydrogenase: protein MPTSFSSRHIGPSAAETAAMLETLGYDSLDALVDQVVPEAIRQRTELNLPEALGEEDALRRLKQLMGRNKIVRSFIGLGYHDTFTPPVIQRNILENPGWYTAYTPYQPEISQGRLEALINFQTMVTDLTGLDVSGASLLDEGTACAEALTLAAAHMAGAKRVLVSDQCHPHNIEVVRTRMQALGIEVEVANVAAWEHDGSKGLAAVLVQYPDTQGVIHDFEALAKQVHEVGALFVVSADLLALTALRPPGEFGADICVGNSQRFGVPLGFGGPHAAFMAVKDGLKRRMPGRLIGVSKDTAGNPAYRLSLQTREQHIRREKATSNICTAQVLLAVMASMYAVYHGPEGLKKIALRTHAAAVWLARELMLARLEIASDDFFDTLTVKVHSADEVLKTGLLFGVNLRKIDGHHVGVALDERVREEDLHAILKALGVSKAQHPVYFDVAAGLNCSGVFHRQSAFLTHPVFNRYHSETEMMRYLHRLESKDIALNRSMIPLGSCTMKLNAAAEMMPLSWPEVAGLHPFAPQEQSEGYRAMFTELENWLAECTGFDATSLQPNAGSQGEYAGLLAIKRFHEAQGEAHRDVCLIPTSAHGTNPASAVMCAFKVVAVVCDDQGNISLDDLKVKLEAHKDKVAALMVTYPSTHGVFEESIVDICQMVHAHGGQVYMDGANMNAQVGLTSPGKIGADVCHLNLHKTFCIPHGGGGPGVGPICVAAHLKPYLPGHLTWEQQREGAVCSAPWGSASICTISWMYIAMMGPKLTEATKHAILNANYVAKKLAACFPTLYKGAKGLVAHECILDFRHFHKVTVEDVAKRLMDFGYHAPTMSWPVGGTLMIEPTESESQAELDRFCSAMQCIYGEIDGVEKGLYHPTDNTLKAAPHTAAFVLKSEWPHAYTREVAAFPLPWVKEDKYWPPVGRVDNVYGDRNLICSCISVEEAAQ, encoded by the coding sequence ATGCCTACGTCCTTCTCTTCCCGTCACATTGGACCCTCGGCTGCTGAAACGGCGGCCATGTTGGAAACGCTCGGTTATGATTCTCTGGATGCCCTGGTGGACCAGGTGGTGCCTGAGGCCATCCGCCAGCGGACAGAGCTGAATCTGCCGGAGGCTCTGGGTGAGGAGGATGCGCTGCGTCGGCTAAAACAGCTCATGGGTCGCAATAAGATTGTGCGTTCCTTCATCGGGCTGGGTTATCACGACACCTTTACCCCGCCGGTGATCCAGCGGAACATTTTAGAAAACCCAGGCTGGTATACCGCTTACACACCCTATCAGCCGGAGATCAGTCAAGGCCGGCTGGAGGCGCTGATCAATTTTCAGACGATGGTCACAGACCTGACCGGGCTGGATGTTTCCGGGGCTTCGTTGCTGGATGAAGGCACGGCCTGCGCGGAGGCGCTGACGCTAGCCGCAGCCCACATGGCGGGAGCTAAGCGGGTGCTGGTTTCGGATCAATGCCATCCGCATAATATTGAGGTGGTGCGCACACGGATGCAGGCTCTAGGCATTGAGGTGGAAGTGGCCAATGTGGCAGCCTGGGAGCATGATGGCAGCAAGGGGCTGGCGGCCGTGCTGGTGCAGTATCCGGATACACAGGGGGTCATTCATGATTTTGAAGCCCTGGCGAAACAGGTGCATGAGGTAGGTGCTCTGTTTGTGGTTTCAGCGGATCTGCTGGCCCTCACCGCGCTACGGCCTCCGGGGGAATTCGGCGCGGACATCTGCGTGGGCAACAGCCAGCGCTTCGGTGTGCCACTGGGTTTCGGCGGTCCGCATGCCGCATTCATGGCGGTGAAGGATGGGCTGAAGAGAAGGATGCCAGGACGTCTCATCGGAGTGTCCAAGGATACAGCAGGCAACCCTGCATACCGGCTTTCCCTCCAGACACGGGAGCAGCATATCCGCCGTGAAAAGGCGACGAGCAACATTTGCACAGCCCAAGTGCTGCTGGCCGTGATGGCCTCCATGTATGCGGTTTATCATGGTCCAGAAGGCCTGAAAAAAATCGCCCTCCGCACCCATGCCGCAGCGGTCTGGCTGGCCCGCGAGCTGATGCTGGCGCGGTTAGAAATCGCCAGTGATGACTTTTTCGATACCCTGACGGTGAAGGTCCACAGCGCGGATGAGGTGCTCAAAACCGGTCTGCTTTTTGGTGTCAATCTACGGAAAATCGACGGGCATCATGTGGGCGTAGCCCTTGATGAACGGGTGCGCGAAGAGGACCTGCATGCCATCCTTAAAGCCTTGGGCGTGAGCAAGGCCCAGCATCCAGTGTACTTCGATGTTGCGGCTGGGCTGAACTGCTCGGGCGTCTTCCACAGGCAGTCGGCTTTTCTCACCCATCCGGTCTTCAACCGCTATCACTCCGAGACGGAGATGATGCGCTACCTGCACCGCCTGGAGAGCAAGGACATTGCTCTGAACCGAAGCATGATCCCACTGGGCTCGTGCACCATGAAGCTGAATGCAGCGGCGGAGATGATGCCGCTGAGCTGGCCGGAGGTGGCAGGACTGCACCCCTTCGCCCCGCAGGAACAGAGCGAGGGGTATCGCGCCATGTTCACCGAGCTGGAAAACTGGCTGGCGGAGTGCACCGGTTTCGATGCGACGTCCCTGCAACCCAATGCAGGCTCCCAGGGAGAATACGCCGGCCTGCTGGCCATCAAAAGATTCCACGAAGCTCAGGGAGAAGCACATCGCGATGTGTGCCTCATCCCCACCAGCGCCCACGGCACCAATCCTGCGAGCGCGGTGATGTGTGCCTTCAAGGTAGTGGCCGTGGTCTGCGATGACCAGGGCAACATCTCATTGGATGACCTGAAAGTGAAACTGGAAGCCCACAAAGACAAAGTGGCTGCCCTGATGGTGACGTATCCTTCCACCCACGGGGTGTTTGAGGAGAGCATCGTGGATATCTGCCAGATGGTGCATGCACATGGCGGGCAGGTTTATATGGACGGGGCCAATATGAATGCACAGGTGGGGCTGACCTCTCCGGGAAAAATTGGTGCGGATGTCTGCCATCTAAATTTGCACAAAACCTTCTGCATTCCTCATGGTGGCGGTGGCCCAGGCGTTGGGCCTATCTGTGTGGCAGCGCATTTGAAGCCGTATCTGCCAGGACATCTGACCTGGGAACAGCAACGTGAAGGAGCCGTCTGCTCCGCACCATGGGGCAGTGCCAGCATCTGTACCATTTCCTGGATGTACATCGCCATGATGGGACCGAAGCTCACGGAGGCGACGAAACATGCCATCCTGAATGCTAACTATGTGGCTAAAAAACTCGCTGCCTGTTTTCCGACCCTCTATAAAGGGGCCAAAGGGCTGGTGGCGCATGAATGCATTCTCGATTTCCGCCACTTCCACAAAGTGACTGTGGAGGACGTGGCCAAACGGCTGATGGACTTTGGATATCATGCCCCGACCATGAGCTGGCCTGTGGGTGGTACCTTGATGATCGAGCCAACGGAGAGCGAGAGTCAGGCGGAGCTGGATCGCTTTTGCAGCGCGATGCAATGCATCTATGGTGAAATCGACGGAGTAGAAAAAGGCCTCTATCATCCGACGGATAACACTCTCAAAGCAGCACCTCACACAGCAGCCTTCGTATTGAAAAGTGAATGGCCCCATGCCTATACCCGTGAGGTGGCTGCCTTCCCCCTGCCCTGGGTGAAGGAGGATAAATACTGGCCACCCGTGGGCCGGGTGGACAATGTTTATGGAGACCGCAACCTCATCTGTTCCTGCATCAGCGTGGAAGAGGCAGCGCAATAA